The Citrifermentans bemidjiense Bem genome window below encodes:
- a CDS encoding ATP-binding protein, with translation MILPQKLSTFRSSFQFKLLLRFTLFAAAITVLCVTLFVIYQIKEDKRHVSEQLRLEARTLASSIRLPLYAENMELLDWYARETLRLPGIRCVEIVGGNGKLQVRVPALPPAGEELIVEGAQVRTLPLHLSQDQSLEAAAGDRIGEVRLYRGTDDLWQAGRRLAWYSCLLAFGCWLLVSFSCYLLLRRVTASFNSLMRGLKNVHGGDYVSRIAVTSDDEPGRASASVNELAESLRQREQENRRLHKELLASMDFEIASKRQLVSINADLEKEIAERSRARQELKNLVEQLPLGIIWSDDDGAIEYLNAFVAQRIGYRDARNVDEWLSRVCPDPCYRDRVAAQRRAAIAGWERDNQVTFYEVKAVCSDGSQRQLNCSNQRSGSRTVDIVIDLTDRELLQQQIVRNQKLESIGVLAGGVAHNFNNALTGVLGYISFAKKYLDQSHAAHPLLLHAEKATLRAAGFANQLLSFAKGGAPLRKAVPVARIVEESVQLATSGSNVTAAVELPADLPPVYVDDGQMRQAFNCICINAVQAMPDGGMLTVTGRSVASAHEGLPAPLCGSYVELSFRDQGCGIRDEDKSNIFTPYFTTKAELGTGLGLATVHSIITRHDGAITFDTALGRGTTFTLYLPVFSTEAQPQPQPAKPLTAAAILGRGVLVMDDEEMIRNLAIQVLSSQGYRVTVCANGEEAAALYGEAYRSGTPFLAAILDLTVASGSGGKEAARQILAIDPQARLIVSSGYSNDIVMNRYRDYGFCAASPKPYDAHELFRLLKELAAQG, from the coding sequence ATGATCCTCCCTCAAAAACTCTCGACCTTCCGCTCCAGCTTTCAGTTCAAGCTTTTGCTCCGCTTCACGCTCTTCGCCGCGGCCATCACCGTTCTCTGCGTTACCCTCTTCGTCATCTACCAGATCAAAGAAGACAAGCGGCACGTCTCCGAGCAGCTCCGGCTCGAGGCCCGCACCCTGGCCAGCTCCATCCGCCTTCCCCTGTACGCGGAGAACATGGAACTCCTCGACTGGTACGCGCGGGAAACGCTGCGGCTCCCCGGGATCCGCTGCGTGGAGATAGTGGGGGGAAACGGCAAGTTGCAGGTCAGGGTTCCGGCTCTTCCCCCCGCCGGGGAGGAGCTGATCGTAGAGGGGGCGCAGGTGCGCACCCTGCCGCTGCACCTGTCGCAGGACCAGTCGCTGGAGGCGGCGGCGGGAGACCGCATCGGGGAGGTACGTCTTTATCGCGGCACCGACGACCTCTGGCAGGCGGGACGCAGGCTCGCCTGGTACTCGTGCCTGCTCGCCTTCGGCTGCTGGCTCTTGGTCTCCTTTTCCTGCTACCTGCTGCTGCGGCGGGTCACCGCGTCGTTCAACTCGCTGATGCGCGGGCTGAAGAACGTCCACGGCGGCGATTACGTCTCCCGCATCGCGGTCACCTCCGACGACGAGCCGGGAAGGGCATCGGCCTCGGTGAACGAGCTGGCCGAATCGCTCAGGCAGCGCGAACAGGAGAACCGCCGGCTGCACAAGGAACTTTTGGCTTCGATGGATTTCGAGATTGCCTCGAAGAGGCAGCTGGTATCCATCAACGCGGACCTGGAAAAGGAGATCGCGGAACGAAGCCGCGCGCGCCAGGAGCTGAAGAACCTGGTGGAGCAGTTGCCTTTGGGGATCATCTGGTCCGACGACGACGGCGCCATTGAGTACCTGAACGCCTTCGTGGCGCAGAGAATCGGCTACCGCGACGCCCGCAACGTCGACGAGTGGCTCTCCCGGGTCTGTCCCGATCCCTGCTACCGCGACCGCGTCGCCGCGCAAAGGCGCGCCGCCATCGCCGGCTGGGAGCGGGATAACCAGGTGACCTTCTACGAGGTGAAGGCGGTATGCAGCGACGGCTCGCAGCGCCAGCTGAACTGCAGCAACCAGCGCTCCGGCTCGCGCACCGTCGACATCGTCATAGACCTGACCGATCGGGAGCTTTTGCAGCAGCAGATCGTCAGGAACCAGAAGCTCGAGTCCATCGGGGTGCTGGCGGGGGGGGTCGCACACAACTTCAACAACGCCCTGACCGGGGTCCTTGGCTACATCTCCTTCGCCAAGAAGTACCTGGACCAGTCCCACGCCGCGCACCCGCTGCTGTTGCACGCGGAGAAGGCGACCTTGCGCGCGGCCGGTTTCGCGAACCAGCTCCTGAGCTTCGCCAAAGGGGGCGCGCCCCTGAGAAAGGCGGTGCCGGTCGCCAGGATAGTCGAGGAAAGCGTGCAGCTTGCCACAAGCGGCTCCAACGTAACGGCGGCCGTCGAGCTTCCCGCCGACCTCCCTCCGGTGTACGTGGACGACGGGCAGATGCGCCAGGCCTTCAACTGCATCTGCATCAACGCGGTGCAGGCGATGCCCGACGGGGGGATGCTGACCGTGACCGGCAGGAGCGTCGCTTCCGCCCACGAGGGTCTCCCGGCGCCGCTTTGCGGCAGCTACGTCGAGTTGAGCTTCCGGGACCAGGGGTGCGGCATCCGTGACGAGGACAAGTCCAACATCTTCACCCCCTACTTCACCACCAAGGCCGAGCTTGGGACGGGGCTCGGGCTTGCCACGGTGCACTCCATCATCACCAGGCACGACGGGGCGATCACCTTCGACACCGCGCTCGGCAGGGGGACCACCTTCACCCTCTACCTCCCCGTATTCAGCACGGAGGCGCAGCCGCAGCCGCAGCCCGCCAAGCCGCTTACCGCGGCCGCCATCCTGGGTCGCGGTGTCCTGGTCATGGACGACGAGGAGATGATCCGCAACCTTGCCATCCAGGTCCTCTCCTCCCAGGGATACCGGGTCACCGTCTGCGCCAACGGCGAGGAAGCCGCCGCACTTTACGGCGAAGCCTACCGCTCCGGGACCCCTTTTCTTGCGGCCATCCTCGACTTGACCGTCGCCAGCGGCAGCGGAGGGAAGGAGGCGGCCCGCCAGATCCTCGCCATCGACCCGCAGGCCCGGCTCATCGTCTCCAGCGGCTACAGCAACGACATCGTGATGAACCGCTACCGGGATTACGGCTTCTGCGCCGCCTCCCCCAAGCCCTACGACGCCCATGAACTGTTCCGGCTCCTGAAGGAACTGGCAGCGCAGGGGTAA